Proteins co-encoded in one Tachysurus fulvidraco isolate hzauxx_2018 chromosome 17, HZAU_PFXX_2.0, whole genome shotgun sequence genomic window:
- the LOC113655030 gene encoding alcohol dehydrogenase class-3-like, whose protein sequence is MGTENKVIKCRAAVAWEPGKPVSVEEVEVAPPKDHEVRIKIAASGVCHTDFTYLYDCDKGVKTLPFPLILGHEGSGVVESVGPGVTTVKPGDKVIPVLLPYCEECQLCLNPKTNLCTKNWQKLQQCVQADGTSRVTCKGQQIYQFAGVSTFSEYTVVPENNVAKIHQDAALDKVCLLGCGVATGYGAALNSAKVERGTVCAVFGLGAIGLAAVMGCKSAGASRIIGVDINSEKCEIAKKFGVTEFVNPNDHNKPIQEVLMEMTGGGADYSFECVGNVTLMRAAFESCSVSTGVCVIVGWTENNLMLVSPKDLVLGRTLKGSFLGGWKSVCSVPKLVEDYMSGRIMLDEFVTHTLPLEGINQAFDLMTKGKSIRSVIKM, encoded by the exons ATGGGAACTGAGAATAAG gTGATCAAGTGTAGAGCGGCTGTCGCTTGGGAACCTGGGAAGCCTGTCTCTGTAGAAGAAGTAGAAGTTGCTCCACCTAAAGACCATGAAGTGAGAATTAAG atcGCAGCGAGCGGTGTGTGTCACACAGACTTCACGTATCTGTATGATTGTGATAAAGGAGTGAAGACTCTTCCGTTTCCTCTCATTCTGGGTCATGAAGGCAGCGGTGTGGTGGAGAGCGTCGGCCCGGGGGTGACCACTGTGAAGCCTG GTGATAAGGTGATCCCCGTCCTCCTGCCTTACTGTGAGGAGTGTCAGCTCTGTTTAAACCCAAAGACGAACCTCTGCACTAAGAACTG gcagAAGCTTCAGCAGTGTGTTCAGGCTGATGGTACGAGTCGTGTCACCTGTAAAGGGCAGCAGATCTACCAGTTTGCAGGTGTGAGCACTTTCTCTGAATACACCGTCGTTCCTGAAAACAACGTCGCTAAGATCCACCAAGACGCAGCGCTGGATAAAGTCTGTCTCCTTGGCTGTGGGGTTGCTACGGGATACGGAGCAGCACTGAATTCGGCCaaa GTGGAGCGCGGTACCGTCTGTGCCGTGTTCGGTCTGGGAGCCATCGGGTTGGCCGCTGTGATGGGCTGTAAATCTGCAGGAGCTTCCAGGATCATCGGCGTCGACATCAACTCCGAGAAATGTGAAATCGCCAAGAAGTTTGGCGTCACCGAGTTCGTGAACCCGAACGATCACAACAAACCCATTCAGGAGGTGCTGATGGAGATGACGGGTGGAGGAGCGGACTACAGCTTCGAGTGTGTGGGGAACGTCACACTTATG AGGGCGGCGTTCGAGAGCTGCAGCGTCTCCACTGGAGTCTGTGTGATTGTGGGATGGACTGAAAACAATCTCATGTTGGTGTCACCTAAAGATCTCGTGTTGGGACGAACGCTTAAAGGATCCTTCTTGGGTG gatggaagagtgtgtgtagcGTACCCAAACTGGTGGAGGACTACATGAGCGGGCGAATCATGCTGGATGAGTTTGTGACACACACGCTCCCTCTGGAGGGGATTAACCAGGCCTTCGATCTGATGACCAAAGGGAAAAG caTCCGATCGGTGATTAAAATGTGA